One segment of Salvelinus alpinus chromosome 1, SLU_Salpinus.1, whole genome shotgun sequence DNA contains the following:
- the LOC139582564 gene encoding GDNF family receptor alpha-4-like: protein MDLWGVYLFHLVFIALHEVLSTGRDCLVAGDSCSSDETCSPRLRTLRQCVAGDGSMKLGPGARSHCANAVSALISSPLHGCQCKRGMKKEKNCLSIYWSLHQSVIHGLNLVESYPYETAERDYNSVRLASITADSEANVATVNRCLDAAKACNVDDLCQKLRTEYVSACIKPLAKSGLCNKAKCNKALRRFFDRVPPAYTHELLFCPCTDMACAERRRQTIVPGCSYEGSDKPSCLIQMSMCKGDYVCRSRLAQFQYDCQPAESSANSCKQGNYGACLLAYTGLIGSSITPNYVDNSTSSVAPWCSCSASGNQRVECSDFLEYFTNNVCLRNALLAFGSGTDVMPTSSKSGHLSPATGRESHAINPLPATVETTRNIPESIIPTQASGNDRLWRDSTLPSDGLPNSAPALGLLPPTSFTGLLVLPLLLYSH from the exons CCCTGCATGAGGTCCTGTCCACAGGCAGAGACTGTCTGGTGGCGGGGGACTCATGCTCCAGCGACGAGACCTGCAGCCCACGTCTGCGGACCCTGCGTCAGTGCGTGGCGGGCGACGGCAGCATGAAGCTGGGCCCCGGGGCCCGGAGCCATTGCGCCAACGCTGTCTCAGCCCTGATTTCCAGCCCCCTGCACGGCTGCCAGTGCAAACGGGGCATGAAGAAGGAGAAGAACTGCCTCAGCATCTACTGGAGTCTCCATCAGTCTGTCATACACG GACTCAACCTGGTGGAGAGTTACCCTTACGAAACCGCGGAGAGAGACTACAACTCCGTTCGTCTGGCCTCCATCACGGCTG ACTCTGAGGCCAACGTGGCGACGGTGAACCGTTGCCTGGACGCAGCCAAGGCGTGTAACGTTGACGACCTGTGCCAGAAGCTCCGCACAGAGTACGTATCTGCCTGCATCAAACCCTTGGCCAAGTCAGGCCTCTGCAACAAGGCCAAGTGTAACAAGGCCCTACGCCGGTTCTTTGATCGCGTCCCTCCAGCCTACACACATGAGCTGCTTTTCTGCCCTTGCACGGACATGGCGTGCGCCGAGCGACGCAGGCAAACCATTGTTCCCGGCTGCTCCTATGAGGGCTCAGACAAACCCAGCTGCCTCATACAGATGAGTATGTGCAAGGGTGACTATGTGTGCAG GTCCCGTCTGGCTCAGTTCCAGTACGACTGCCAACCAGCCGAGTCGTCTGCCAACAGCTGCAAGCAGGGGAACTATGGAGCCTGTCTACTTGCCTACACAGGCCTGATAG GCAGTTCGATAACTCCCAACTATGTGGATAACTCCACATCTAGCGTGGCCCCATGGTGCTCCTGCTCTGCCAGTGGAAACCAGAGAGTAGAGTGCTCCGATTTCCTGGAATACTTCACCAACAACGTCTGTCTCA GGAATGCCCTCCTGGCGTTTGGGAGCGGGACAGACGTGATGCCCACGTCCAGCAAATCGGGACACCTCAGCCCAGCCACTGGCAGAGAGAGCCATGCCATCAACCCTCTGCCTGCTACTGTGGAGACCACACGGAACATTCCGGAATCAATTATTCCAACACAG GCCAGCGGAAACGACCGATTGTGGAGAGATTCTACCCTCCCGTCAGATGGGCTCCCAAACTCTGCCCCCGCACTTGGCCTACTGCCTCCAACTTCCTTTACTGGCCTTTTGGTCCTACCTCTGCTCTTATATAGTCACTAA